One window from the genome of Saccharicrinis carchari encodes:
- a CDS encoding cytochrome b/b6 domain-containing protein: MTIQKKIYLFPLWARIWHGVNAVGILVLIATGISMQYSTASFILIDFKTSIKLHNIAGIVVAVFYLMFIIGNIVTPNGSFYHLKISGAGKRMLKQVKYYLCCFFKIETPPYPISEKHKFNPLQKYAYIGVMYVIVPFVIISGIALLFPEFIIEEIFNVSGIMLTAVLHGIAGFLILIFLIVHIYVAAIGESPTKNFKSMITGWH, from the coding sequence ATGACAATACAGAAAAAAATTTATTTGTTTCCGCTATGGGCCCGCATTTGGCACGGAGTTAATGCCGTGGGCATTCTCGTATTAATTGCTACCGGTATTAGCATGCAATATTCCACGGCCAGTTTTATACTCATCGATTTTAAAACCTCCATTAAACTGCACAACATCGCGGGGATTGTCGTTGCTGTTTTCTACTTGATGTTTATTATAGGGAACATCGTAACCCCGAACGGATCTTTTTACCATTTGAAAATAAGCGGCGCAGGCAAACGCATGCTCAAGCAAGTAAAGTATTACTTGTGTTGTTTCTTCAAAATAGAAACGCCACCCTACCCGATTTCCGAAAAACATAAGTTCAATCCCCTTCAAAAATACGCATACATTGGCGTGATGTATGTTATAGTTCCGTTTGTCATCATCAGCGGCATTGCATTATTGTTTCCCGAATTTATAATAGAAGAGATTTTTAATGTAAGCGGTATTATGCTGACTGCAGTTCTGCACGGAATTGCCGGCTTCTTAATTTTAATATTTTTAATAGTTCATATCTATGTTGCAGCCATTGGCGAATCACCCACCAAAAATTTTAAAAGTATGATTACAGGTTGGCATTAA
- a CDS encoding c-type cytochrome — translation MKKGKLIFLTYPLAAALAILFLMAFAASQDKKFGPEWDIPAKYKTMENPYAGDASLDRVGRMLYSKHCKSCHGGIGLGDGSKAASLNVAMYSFAGDKFQAQSDGVIYYQSFIGRDEMPNFEKKIPDEEDRWALVNYLRSFKK, via the coding sequence ATGAAAAAAGGTAAATTGATTTTTTTGACATACCCCCTGGCAGCTGCGTTGGCTATATTGTTTTTGATGGCCTTTGCAGCCTCGCAAGACAAGAAATTCGGGCCGGAATGGGACATACCCGCCAAATACAAAACAATGGAAAATCCTTATGCCGGCGATGCATCGTTAGATCGGGTAGGCAGAATGCTCTATTCCAAACATTGCAAATCGTGCCACGGAGGAATTGGATTGGGCGATGGATCAAAAGCAGCCAGCTTAAATGTTGCCATGTATTCATTTGCCGGTGATAAATTTCAGGCACAGTCTGATGGTGTAATTTATTACCAGTCCTTTATTGGTCGCGATGAAATGCCAAATTTCGAAAAGAAAATTCCTGACGAGGAAGACCGTTGGGCCTTGGTCAATTACTTACGTTCTTTTAAAAAATAA
- a CDS encoding cytochrome c3 family protein: MLAQIQGILLLTLLIFVEFPLQAQTMPEENSNCLQCHSAHSFTIYNDWTEQNQKRLMNPYYILDTMLLKTGVHHTFKCTDCHAYDYSTYPHDGELKLEPMMTCIDCHGDDETYASYQFERIEEEFQKSIHFEKHSDTFTCSKCHSQHYYKATTRTSTNINEIVEYSNNMCLSCHNNNIDYQLISEGTSPKLIEVHSWLPNQGLHFQRVRCIECHTDVHDTLLVSHHVLPKEQATKNCIACHSTNSKLQASLYKYRNLAGRSEDSNIISNEYYVIGAYRNKTLNYILLLILAGTLTGIGFHIVCRKFRKK, from the coding sequence ATGCTTGCTCAAATCCAGGGCATTTTGCTTTTGACACTACTTATCTTTGTAGAGTTTCCTTTACAGGCACAAACCATGCCCGAGGAAAACAGTAATTGTCTGCAATGTCATTCGGCACACTCTTTTACTATTTATAACGACTGGACGGAGCAAAACCAAAAACGCCTGATGAACCCGTATTACATCCTTGACACCATGTTATTGAAAACGGGGGTGCATCACACTTTTAAATGTACCGATTGCCATGCTTACGATTACTCCACCTATCCTCACGACGGTGAACTGAAATTGGAGCCGATGATGACCTGCATCGATTGCCACGGTGACGACGAAACGTATGCTTCGTATCAATTTGAGCGCATCGAGGAAGAATTTCAAAAAAGTATCCACTTCGAAAAGCACAGCGATACTTTTACTTGTTCTAAATGTCACTCGCAACACTACTACAAAGCCACCACCCGCACCAGTACCAACATTAACGAAATTGTTGAATACAGTAACAACATGTGTTTGAGCTGCCACAACAACAATATAGACTATCAGCTCATCAGCGAAGGTACCAGCCCAAAACTCATTGAAGTACATAGTTGGCTGCCCAACCAAGGTTTGCATTTTCAGCGTGTGAGGTGTATCGAATGCCATACCGATGTGCACGATACATTGTTAGTTTCGCACCATGTTTTGCCCAAAGAACAAGCCACCAAAAATTGTATCGCATGTCATTCTACCAATTCAAAACTGCAAGCATCGCTTTATAAGTACCGAAATCTGGCAGGGCGTTCCGAAGACAGCAACATTATTTCAAACGAATATTATGTTATTGGCGCATACAGAAACAAGACGTTGAACTATATTTTGCTGCTGATCCTGGCAGGAACGCTAACAGGGATTGGCTTCCACATAGTTTGCAGAAAATTTAGAAAAAAATAA
- a CDS encoding DUF5777 family beta-barrel protein, which yields MKKYILLLIITSFGFVLYAQDDEKKVDRPVRAPFESGYLIDNQTTLIPIEGTVEFVIQHKFGTMDNGRSDLFGIYSPGANIRLALNYVPFNNFQIGLGTTKKNMYTDLSAKWTIFEQTRENTIPVAVALYGSLAIDGRNKTAFGSGKVVDTKGPTREEAVAFNDRIAYFSQLIVGRKFTHWLSLQAAASFTHYNMVGWDYNHDMIGLHLNGRIKFSPQGSFLFNYDQPLKIESISEQSNWGTHPQPNVSFGIEFSTSTHAFQIYVGSADGIIPQDIMMFNRNDWLDNGLAIGMTITRLWNF from the coding sequence ATGAAAAAGTATATACTGTTGCTGATAATTACTTCTTTCGGTTTTGTACTGTACGCACAAGACGATGAGAAAAAAGTTGACAGGCCCGTGAGGGCACCATTCGAGAGTGGTTATTTAATTGATAATCAAACTACGTTAATTCCTATTGAAGGGACGGTTGAGTTTGTTATACAGCATAAGTTTGGTACCATGGACAATGGTCGTTCCGATCTGTTCGGCATCTACTCACCTGGCGCCAACATCAGGCTGGCATTGAATTACGTGCCCTTTAATAACTTTCAAATAGGTTTGGGTACCACCAAAAAAAACATGTACACTGATCTATCGGCGAAATGGACAATTTTTGAACAGACCCGGGAGAACACAATTCCCGTGGCGGTAGCCTTGTATGGCTCATTGGCCATTGATGGACGTAATAAAACCGCATTTGGCTCCGGAAAAGTAGTTGACACCAAAGGACCGACCCGGGAGGAGGCTGTTGCCTTTAACGACAGAATTGCCTATTTTTCGCAATTAATTGTTGGTAGAAAATTCACCCACTGGCTGTCTTTACAAGCAGCAGCCAGTTTTACGCATTACAACATGGTTGGCTGGGACTATAACCACGACATGATTGGATTGCACCTCAACGGACGGATTAAATTCTCACCTCAAGGTTCGTTTTTATTTAATTACGACCAGCCCTTAAAAATTGAAAGTATTTCTGAGCAATCAAATTGGGGTACACACCCCCAGCCGAATGTTTCGTTCGGGATAGAATTTTCGACCAGCACCCACGCTTTTCAGATATATGTTGGCAGTGCCGATGGTATTATACCGCAAGATATTATGATGTTCAATCGAAACGACTGGTTGGATAATGGCCTGGCCATTGGCATGACCATTACACGGCTTTGGAATTTTTAA
- a CDS encoding cytochrome c3 family protein, whose protein sequence is MKYTTFFKFILSGFICALLATSCTKEGPVGAAGADGTNGVDGNQSCLTCHSQASVDALATQYAASSHANPGFELGYAGIRQGCMECHSHEGFTSYTMGYYPSSNLDFASKISCGTCHGDHQSLEEGISAPMRTTASVLSKADGTTVFDFEGSSNTCANCHQSRSNGNLYADVDSVWNNDGSFAFSVHADSVYLSSTHASPHYTTMTNNIFGVGGYTNETGKVMDAHKKAGCVGCHMGEAESGKLNGGHTMLASVTSCTACHTDATNFDIGGVQTKTNQAEEAIAQALVEKGILDESHNAVVGVYHKDVFEAYWNYKIIHYDGSAGVHNPDYTELLLNHAKEKLGL, encoded by the coding sequence ATGAAATACACTACGTTTTTTAAATTTATCCTTTCTGGATTTATTTGTGCCTTACTTGCCACATCATGTACCAAAGAAGGTCCGGTGGGGGCGGCTGGTGCTGATGGCACAAACGGTGTTGATGGGAATCAATCGTGCCTGACATGTCACAGCCAGGCCAGCGTAGATGCCCTTGCAACACAGTATGCGGCATCGAGCCATGCAAACCCGGGCTTTGAATTGGGATACGCCGGCATTCGCCAAGGGTGTATGGAGTGTCACTCTCACGAAGGATTTACATCTTACACCATGGGATATTATCCCAGTTCAAATTTAGATTTTGCATCAAAAATATCTTGTGGAACATGTCATGGCGACCATCAAAGTTTGGAGGAAGGCATTAGCGCCCCAATGCGAACAACAGCCTCCGTTTTGTCAAAAGCTGACGGTACAACCGTTTTTGATTTTGAAGGCAGTTCCAACACTTGTGCAAATTGCCACCAATCGAGGTCGAACGGTAACTTATATGCCGATGTAGACTCCGTTTGGAATAACGACGGTTCCTTTGCTTTTTCCGTACACGCTGATAGTGTTTACCTCTCGAGCACCCATGCAAGCCCGCATTACACCACTATGACCAATAATATTTTTGGCGTTGGGGGTTATACTAACGAAACAGGCAAAGTAATGGATGCACACAAAAAGGCAGGATGCGTGGGTTGCCACATGGGAGAAGCCGAATCAGGAAAATTAAATGGTGGCCACACCATGCTTGCAAGCGTAACATCTTGTACCGCGTGTCACACAGATGCTACCAATTTCGATATTGGCGGAGTACAAACAAAAACAAACCAAGCCGAAGAAGCAATAGCGCAAGCATTGGTCGAAAAAGGTATTTTGGACGAAAGTCATAATGCCGTGGTTGGGGTGTACCACAAAGACGTGTTTGAAGCTTACTGGAATTATAAAATCATACATTACGACGGGAGCGCAGGAGTACACAACCCGGATTATACTGAATTGTTGTTAAACCACGCTAAAGAAAAACTGGGGCTATAA
- a CDS encoding cytochrome c → MKILKILFGLVMLMFLFGACKYDFIVPEEIPVVDPDGSEISFSTDILPIFNNGNNCTACHKTGGQAPDLTSGRAYNALNSARYINTTTPEDSRIYSVPDPGSSHYKKYTAAQAALVLGWISQGAKNN, encoded by the coding sequence ATGAAGATTTTAAAAATATTATTCGGATTGGTTATGTTAATGTTCCTGTTTGGGGCATGCAAATACGACTTTATTGTACCCGAAGAAATCCCGGTTGTTGATCCCGATGGATCCGAAATTAGTTTTTCGACCGATATACTGCCAATTTTCAACAACGGCAACAATTGCACAGCATGTCACAAAACAGGTGGGCAAGCACCGGATTTAACTTCCGGGCGTGCTTACAATGCACTGAACAGTGCAAGATACATAAACACGACTACACCGGAAGATAGCAGAATCTATTCCGTTCCCGATCCCGGTAGTTCGCATTATAAAAAATATACTGCCGCGCAAGCAGCCCTGGTTTTGGGATGGATTTCGCAAGGTGCAAAAAACAACTAA
- the purL gene encoding phosphoribosylformylglycinamidine synthase, with the protein MVLFFKGKSKQILAVGCNKDFTTDEIQKLEWLFSGATKTDEQQLSGFFVGPRKEMITPWSTNAVEITQNMGLGGIIRIEEFFEVTNEKAIYDPMLQVLYKGLGQDVFNIDKQPDPIIEIEDVAAYNKAEGLALSEDEVAYLDGLAKKLGRKLTDSEVFGFSQVNSEHCRHKIFNGTFIIDGQEKESSLFQLIKRTSKENHNYLVSAYKDNVAFIQGPRAIQFAPATHDKPDFFGVQEIDTVLSLKAETHNFPTTVEPFNGAATGSGGEIRDRLAGGKASLPLAGTAVYMTSYARSEEGRAWEQATEARPWLYQTPEQILIKASNGASDFGNKFGQPLICGSVLTFEHFENQKKFAFDKVIMMAGGIGFAKKSDAIKDKPTPGDKVVILGGDNYRIGMGGGAVSSVATGEFKNSIELNAVQRSNPEMQKRAMNAIRAMAESDDNPIISIHDHGAGGHLNCLSELVEETGGTIHLDKLPVGDPTLSAKEIAGNESQERMGLVINEKDIDRLKAVADRERSPMYAVGEATGDMQFTFKDDKGNKPINWQLSDMFGNPPKTIMKDKTVDEKFAPVVYNASKIEEYLKNVLQLEAVACKDWLTNKVDRSVTGKVAKQQCAGELQIPLNNLGATTIDYTGTSGMATSIGHAPVAAMIDPAAGSVLAIAESITNLVWAPFARGVKGISLSANWMWPCKNEGEDARLYQAVEAVSDFATDLGINIPTGKDSLSMTQKYKNGEVVYSPGTVIITAAAEVSEVNKIVEPVLVKDTDTALIYLDLSFDSHKLGGSSFAQVVNKLGDETPTVADTDYFKTGIETLQSLIKDSLILAGHDISAGGMVTALLEMCFANSSHGIEIDLSGIVEDDLVKILFAENPGVLVQVKDVGRVTAFLEKQELGYEVIGAPLEERKLSITKDKQQLTFDIDEMRDLWYKTSYLLDRKQSGDILAKERFDNYKQQPLQFNFHKDFKGKLSAYGISAKRVGKSGIKAAIIREKGVNGDREMAYAMYLAGFDVKDVHMTDLITGRETLEDVNFIVFVGGFSNSDVLGSAKGWAGAFLYNQKAKAALDAFYKREDTLSLGVCNGCQLMVELGLVYPNHSEKPKMLHNESHKFESNFVNMDITDNDSVMFKTLSGSRLGIWIAHGEGKFSMPYGEDKYNIAGKYSYDAYPANPNGSDFATAAIYSNDGRHLAMMPHLERSIFPWQCAHYPADRNNDEVTPWIEAFVNARKWVEEKIVD; encoded by the coding sequence ATGGTCCTTTTTTTCAAAGGTAAATCAAAACAGATTTTAGCGGTAGGTTGTAACAAGGATTTTACAACCGATGAAATACAAAAGCTCGAATGGCTTTTTAGCGGTGCCACCAAGACTGACGAACAGCAACTGAGTGGCTTTTTTGTTGGACCTCGTAAAGAGATGATCACGCCCTGGAGTACCAACGCCGTAGAAATCACCCAGAATATGGGCTTGGGTGGTATAATACGTATTGAGGAGTTTTTTGAGGTAACCAACGAAAAGGCCATCTACGATCCTATGCTGCAGGTATTGTACAAAGGATTAGGACAAGATGTTTTTAATATCGACAAGCAGCCCGACCCGATTATAGAAATAGAGGATGTGGCGGCCTATAACAAAGCCGAAGGTTTGGCGCTGAGTGAAGATGAGGTGGCGTATCTGGATGGTCTCGCAAAGAAACTGGGCCGCAAGCTTACCGACAGCGAGGTGTTTGGTTTTTCGCAGGTCAACTCGGAACACTGCCGACATAAAATATTCAACGGTACTTTTATTATTGATGGTCAAGAAAAGGAAAGTTCTTTGTTTCAGTTAATTAAACGTACATCCAAAGAAAATCACAACTATCTGGTTTCGGCCTATAAAGATAACGTAGCCTTTATCCAAGGCCCCAGAGCAATACAATTTGCACCCGCAACGCACGACAAGCCCGATTTTTTCGGAGTACAAGAAATTGATACGGTCTTGTCGCTAAAGGCAGAAACGCATAATTTCCCCACCACCGTGGAGCCTTTTAACGGTGCCGCAACCGGTTCAGGCGGTGAGATACGCGACCGTTTGGCCGGAGGTAAAGCTTCGTTGCCACTGGCCGGTACAGCCGTATATATGACTTCGTATGCTCGCTCCGAAGAAGGTAGAGCCTGGGAACAGGCAACAGAGGCACGTCCCTGGCTGTACCAAACACCGGAGCAAATTTTAATTAAGGCTTCCAACGGCGCCAGCGATTTTGGCAATAAGTTTGGTCAGCCTTTAATCTGCGGTTCGGTGCTAACTTTTGAGCATTTCGAAAACCAAAAGAAATTTGCCTTCGATAAGGTAATCATGATGGCCGGTGGTATCGGCTTTGCTAAAAAATCCGATGCCATAAAAGACAAACCCACCCCGGGCGACAAAGTGGTTATTCTGGGTGGCGACAATTACCGTATTGGTATGGGCGGCGGCGCTGTTTCGTCCGTAGCCACCGGTGAATTCAAAAACTCCATTGAGCTGAATGCCGTTCAGCGTTCCAATCCCGAAATGCAAAAACGTGCCATGAATGCCATCCGTGCCATGGCCGAGAGCGACGATAACCCCATCATCTCTATCCACGATCATGGAGCCGGTGGTCACTTGAACTGTCTGTCGGAGCTGGTAGAGGAAACCGGAGGGACCATCCATTTGGACAAACTGCCTGTGGGCGATCCTACCTTGTCGGCCAAAGAAATTGCGGGTAACGAATCGCAGGAAAGAATGGGCTTGGTTATTAATGAAAAAGATATCGACCGCTTAAAAGCGGTTGCCGACCGTGAGCGATCGCCCATGTATGCGGTGGGTGAGGCCACCGGCGACATGCAGTTTACCTTTAAGGATGATAAGGGCAACAAACCTATCAATTGGCAATTGTCCGACATGTTTGGTAACCCGCCAAAAACCATTATGAAGGATAAAACCGTGGACGAGAAATTTGCACCCGTGGTTTACAATGCGTCAAAAATTGAAGAGTACCTGAAAAATGTATTGCAGTTAGAGGCTGTAGCATGTAAAGATTGGCTGACCAACAAGGTAGACCGTTCGGTTACCGGAAAGGTGGCCAAGCAACAATGCGCAGGCGAGCTTCAAATACCCCTGAACAACCTGGGAGCAACTACCATTGATTATACGGGAACATCCGGTATGGCCACTTCAATAGGCCATGCTCCGGTTGCAGCTATGATCGATCCGGCAGCAGGTTCAGTATTGGCCATCGCCGAGTCGATCACCAACCTGGTATGGGCACCCTTTGCGCGGGGCGTAAAAGGTATATCGCTAAGTGCCAACTGGATGTGGCCCTGTAAAAACGAAGGCGAAGATGCCCGTTTATACCAGGCAGTGGAGGCCGTCAGTGATTTTGCTACTGATTTGGGTATCAATATCCCAACAGGTAAGGATTCGTTGTCGATGACCCAAAAATATAAAAACGGAGAAGTGGTTTATTCTCCGGGTACCGTTATTATTACTGCTGCTGCGGAGGTAAGCGAAGTGAATAAGATAGTGGAACCGGTATTGGTAAAAGATACAGACACAGCTCTTATATATCTCGATCTATCCTTCGATAGCCATAAGCTGGGTGGCAGTTCCTTTGCTCAGGTGGTCAATAAACTGGGCGATGAAACGCCCACAGTAGCCGATACGGATTATTTTAAAACCGGGATAGAAACACTGCAATCCTTAATTAAGGATAGTTTGATACTGGCGGGACACGATATATCGGCCGGAGGTATGGTAACTGCTCTGCTCGAAATGTGTTTCGCCAACAGCAGCCACGGTATTGAAATAGATTTGTCGGGTATTGTTGAGGATGATTTGGTGAAAATACTTTTTGCTGAAAACCCCGGCGTACTTGTTCAGGTGAAAGATGTTGGCCGGGTTACCGCCTTTTTAGAAAAACAAGAGCTCGGATATGAGGTGATAGGCGCACCCCTTGAAGAAAGAAAACTGAGCATTACCAAAGATAAGCAGCAATTGACCTTTGATATTGATGAGATGCGCGACTTGTGGTATAAAACATCCTACCTGTTAGATAGAAAGCAGAGTGGCGACATATTGGCCAAAGAACGTTTCGACAATTATAAGCAACAGCCTTTGCAATTTAATTTCCATAAGGATTTTAAAGGTAAATTATCCGCTTACGGTATATCCGCAAAACGGGTCGGTAAATCGGGTATTAAAGCAGCCATCATCCGCGAGAAAGGTGTGAACGGCGATCGTGAAATGGCCTATGCCATGTATCTGGCAGGTTTCGATGTAAAAGATGTACACATGACCGACCTTATCACAGGTAGAGAAACGCTGGAAGACGTAAACTTTATTGTTTTTGTGGGAGGATTTTCCAACTCAGATGTACTGGGTTCCGCCAAAGGGTGGGCAGGCGCCTTTTTATATAATCAAAAAGCCAAAGCCGCTTTGGATGCCTTTTACAAGCGCGAAGATACCCTGAGCCTTGGTGTTTGCAACGGTTGCCAGTTGATGGTGGAGCTTGGTTTGGTGTATCCGAATCATTCCGAAAAACCGAAGATGTTGCACAACGAGTCGCATAAATTCGAGAGTAATTTTGTGAACATGGATATTACCGATAACGATTCAGTGATGTTCAAAACCCTCTCCGGAAGCCGCTTGGGTATTTGGATAGCCCACGGCGAAGGTAAGTTTAGTATGCCGTACGGCGAGGATAAATATAATATTGCAGGAAAATATTCGTACGATGCCTATCCTGCCAACCCGAATGGAAGTGATTTTGCCACAGCCGCCATCTATTCAAACGATGGCCGTCATCTGGCCATGATGCCGCACCTGGAAAGAAGTATCTTCCCTTGGCAATGTGCACATTATCCGGCCGATCGTAATAATGACGAGGTAACTCCATGGATAGAGGCCTTTGTGAATGCCCGTAAATGGGTGGAAGAAAAGATTGTAGATTAA
- a CDS encoding Crp/Fnr family transcriptional regulator, whose product MAGSTMDKGCENCTKIKNCCTKNCFFESEANIFQQLESKELDFLIEGKQQICYKAGETIIKQNTTSTFVVCMKSGYAKVYVEGEKGKNLVVKIAVNGDFISGGGLFNGNVQHFTISALTDVDCCLIDASTLTKLFAENNRFAIDLLRNHTKQNNYLLTKMVSLTQKYMPGRVADTLLYLRKEIYKQNPFTTRLTRLDLAEMSNMTKESLVRILHQFKDSKLIKTQQNTIELLDEDSLLSISKNG is encoded by the coding sequence ATGGCGGGGAGTACTATGGACAAGGGATGTGAAAATTGCACTAAAATTAAAAATTGTTGTACCAAAAATTGTTTTTTCGAGAGCGAAGCAAATATATTTCAGCAGCTTGAGAGCAAAGAATTGGATTTTTTAATCGAGGGAAAACAACAAATTTGTTATAAGGCAGGCGAAACAATTATCAAACAAAACACTACGTCAACATTTGTTGTATGTATGAAGTCAGGTTATGCAAAAGTTTATGTTGAAGGCGAAAAGGGTAAAAACCTGGTGGTAAAAATTGCAGTTAACGGTGATTTTATTTCAGGGGGCGGACTGTTCAACGGCAATGTGCAACACTTCACCATTTCTGCCTTAACAGACGTTGATTGTTGTTTAATAGACGCGTCAACACTTACAAAACTCTTTGCCGAAAACAATAGGTTTGCCATTGATTTGCTTCGCAACCACACCAAGCAAAATAATTACCTTTTAACAAAAATGGTCAGCCTAACCCAAAAATACATGCCCGGTCGCGTTGCCGACACGTTGCTTTACCTGCGGAAGGAAATATATAAACAAAACCCTTTTACCACTCGGCTTACAAGGTTAGATTTAGCCGAAATGTCGAACATGACCAAAGAGAGTCTGGTTCGCATTCTGCATCAATTCAAAGATTCAAAACTCATTAAGACCCAACAAAATACCATTGAACTATTGGACGAAGATTCGCTCCTTTCCATTAGCAAAAATGGTTAA